One window of Salegentibacter sp. Hel_I_6 genomic DNA carries:
- a CDS encoding sugar nucleotide-binding protein, producing MERILILGASGFIGNALYKELCSFFDTHGTYHTPNRVFEENHQFHHFDMETENIEILLKNLKPTIIISAVRGNFDAQIIAHFEIINYILTHKCKLLFISSANVFDAFTNFPSYEYDKTLSQSIYGRFKIKIENALLRLPNDKYNILRLPMVFGQNSPRLKQIKTLIDLGEAIEVFPNVVINVTEIEKLTQQVHYIINRKKQGVFHLGSSDLVHQKDFIEEVCEVLGHKNLVFKNIYDSNFDRLLAVLPKENILPKNLQISVQQVAKASVKQ from the coding sequence TTGGAAAGAATCTTAATTTTAGGAGCAAGCGGCTTTATAGGCAATGCCTTATATAAAGAGTTATGCTCCTTTTTTGATACCCACGGTACCTATCACACTCCAAACCGCGTTTTTGAAGAAAATCACCAGTTTCATCATTTTGATATGGAAACTGAGAATATTGAGATTTTACTTAAGAACCTGAAGCCAACAATAATTATTTCGGCTGTTCGCGGAAATTTTGATGCGCAAATTATAGCTCATTTTGAAATCATCAATTACATCCTCACTCATAAATGTAAATTACTGTTTATTTCTTCAGCAAATGTTTTTGATGCTTTTACCAATTTCCCTTCTTATGAATATGACAAGACCTTATCGCAAAGTATTTACGGAAGGTTTAAAATAAAGATCGAAAACGCACTCTTAAGACTGCCCAACGATAAATACAATATCCTAAGATTACCCATGGTTTTTGGCCAGAATTCTCCGCGATTAAAGCAAATTAAAACGCTTATTGATCTTGGGGAAGCTATAGAGGTTTTTCCAAACGTGGTGATTAATGTTACCGAAATTGAGAAATTAACGCAACAAGTTCATTACATTATTAATAGAAAAAAACAAGGTGTTTTTCATTTAGGAAGTAGTGATCTAGTGCATCAAAAAGATTTTATTGAAGAAGTTTGTGAAGTTTTAGGTCATAAAAATCTTGTTTTCAAAAATATCTACGATTCTAACTTCGACCGGTTGTTAGCGGTGTTACCTAAGGAAAACATATTACCTAAGAATCTTCAGATTTCGGTGCAGCAAGTTGCAAAGGCTTCTGTTAAACAATAG
- the hutH gene encoding histidine ammonia-lyase gives MQSHHYICSAILDLETIEDILVNKKKLALSEEAESNIERSRKYLNKKITESNTPVYGINTGFGALCNVKISPGKLTELQENLVKSHACGTGDKVNKEIIKLMLLLKIQSLSYGNSGVALDTVLRLIDFYNFDILPVIYEQGSLGASGDLAPLAHLALPLIGEGEVYFENSIISGKELLKLKGWEPLQLQSKEGLALLNGTQFMSAHGVYTLLKCYKLSYLADLIGAISIDAFDCNLSPFDELVHLARPHRGQIKTAERIRRFLQDSKIAESEKENVQDPYSFRCIPQVHGASKDTLSFVRKTIKTEINSVTDNPNIFIEEDKIISGGNFHGQPLALALDYLAIAMAELANISERRIYQLVSGLRGLPAFLVENPGLNSGFMIPQYTAASIVSQNKQLATPASVDSIVSSNGQEDHVSMGANGATKLLKVVENLNSVLAIELFNASQAMHFREPAETSQRLGDVLNDFRNVVPVLHKDVTMAPHIKAAKSFLENFNFTENIFD, from the coding sequence ATGCAATCTCATCATTATATCTGCTCAGCAATTTTAGATTTGGAAACCATTGAAGATATTTTGGTGAATAAAAAGAAATTAGCGCTTAGTGAAGAAGCTGAATCAAATATTGAGCGATCAAGAAAATACTTAAACAAAAAAATCACCGAAAGTAACACTCCGGTTTATGGAATAAATACTGGTTTTGGAGCTTTATGCAATGTGAAAATAAGTCCGGGTAAATTAACTGAACTTCAGGAGAATCTCGTGAAATCTCACGCCTGTGGAACCGGAGATAAAGTGAATAAAGAGATTATAAAATTGATGCTTTTACTCAAAATTCAATCTTTAAGCTATGGAAATTCCGGAGTTGCTTTAGATACAGTTTTGAGACTTATAGATTTTTATAATTTTGATATCCTACCGGTAATTTATGAACAGGGTTCATTGGGAGCGTCCGGAGATCTTGCTCCTCTAGCACATTTGGCTCTGCCATTAATTGGAGAAGGGGAGGTTTATTTTGAAAATAGTATAATTAGTGGAAAAGAACTGCTTAAGCTGAAGGGCTGGGAACCTTTGCAGCTGCAATCCAAAGAGGGATTAGCTTTACTTAATGGTACTCAATTCATGAGCGCTCACGGGGTTTATACTTTACTAAAGTGCTATAAATTATCTTACCTGGCCGATCTTATTGGAGCTATTTCTATAGATGCTTTCGATTGTAATTTATCGCCTTTTGATGAATTAGTGCACTTAGCAAGGCCACATCGGGGGCAAATAAAAACTGCTGAACGTATTCGTAGATTTTTACAGGATAGTAAAATTGCCGAAAGTGAAAAAGAAAATGTACAGGATCCTTATAGTTTTAGATGTATTCCGCAGGTTCATGGCGCGAGTAAAGACACCCTTAGTTTTGTAAGAAAAACAATTAAAACAGAGATTAATTCGGTTACCGATAATCCTAATATTTTTATTGAAGAAGATAAAATTATTTCAGGAGGGAATTTTCACGGTCAACCCTTGGCTTTGGCGCTCGATTATTTAGCTATCGCTATGGCTGAGTTAGCTAATATTTCAGAAAGAAGAATTTATCAGCTAGTTTCAGGTTTACGAGGTTTGCCCGCGTTTTTAGTAGAAAATCCTGGTTTAAATAGTGGTTTTATGATTCCACAATATACTGCTGCGAGTATAGTTAGCCAAAATAAACAACTTGCGACGCCGGCCTCTGTTGATTCTATTGTTTCTTCAAACGGGCAGGAAGATCACGTGAGTATGGGAGCTAACGGTGCTACAAAACTTTTAAAAGTAGTAGAAAACTTAAACAGTGTTTTAGCGATCGAGTTATTTAATGCGTCCCAGGCTATGCATTTTAGAGAACCTGCAGAAACATCACAAAGACTGGGGGATGTTTTAAATGATTTTCGAAATGTAGTTCCAGTACTGCATAAGGATGTAACAATGGCGCCACATATAAAAGCTGCAAAATCTTTCCTGGAAAACTTTAATTTTACAGAAAATATCTTTGATTAA
- the gcvT gene encoding glycine cleavage system aminomethyltransferase GcvT has translation MKEVALAARHKKLNAKMVPFAGYNMPVSYEGVNIEHQNVREKLGVFDVSHMGEFLITGDKALELIQKITTNDASKLVDGKAQYTVMPNETGGIVDDLIIYRINSEKYLLVVNASNIDKDWNWIAQHNTMDATMRDMSDEFSLLAIQGPKAAEAMQALTDVDLSNMKFYTFEVAEFAGIDKVIISATGYTGSGGFEIYFKNEDAEQIWDRVMEAGEEFGIKPIGLAARDTLRLEMGFCLYGNDIDETTSPIEAKLGWITKFNKDFINSEALKKEKEEGPKRKLIAFEMEERGIPRQGYEIEDENGKVIGEVTSGTMSPSLEKGIGLGYVPSEIAKFGNKIFIKVRKKSIPAIQVKLPFYKG, from the coding sequence ATGAAAGAAGTTGCCCTAGCTGCCAGACATAAAAAACTAAATGCCAAAATGGTACCTTTTGCGGGTTATAATATGCCTGTTTCCTATGAAGGAGTGAATATTGAACATCAAAATGTTCGTGAAAAATTAGGTGTTTTTGATGTTTCTCACATGGGGGAATTCCTTATTACCGGGGATAAAGCTTTAGAGCTTATTCAAAAAATTACTACTAATGATGCCTCAAAATTGGTAGACGGCAAGGCACAATATACAGTGATGCCTAATGAAACCGGCGGAATTGTAGACGATTTAATTATTTACAGAATTAATTCTGAAAAATATTTACTGGTTGTAAATGCTTCAAATATAGATAAAGACTGGAATTGGATCGCGCAGCATAATACTATGGATGCAACAATGCGTGATATGTCTGATGAATTTTCCCTTTTAGCTATCCAGGGACCTAAAGCTGCAGAAGCTATGCAAGCTTTAACCGATGTAGATCTTTCTAATATGAAATTTTACACTTTTGAGGTTGCTGAATTTGCGGGAATTGATAAAGTTATTATTTCGGCTACAGGTTACACCGGGAGTGGCGGATTTGAAATCTACTTTAAAAACGAAGATGCCGAGCAAATTTGGGATCGCGTGATGGAAGCTGGAGAAGAATTTGGCATTAAACCAATTGGCTTGGCCGCCCGTGACACTTTAAGATTAGAAATGGGCTTCTGTCTTTATGGCAACGATATAGACGAAACTACTTCACCTATTGAAGCTAAGTTAGGCTGGATCACTAAATTCAACAAAGACTTTATTAATTCCGAAGCTTTAAAGAAAGAAAAAGAAGAAGGACCAAAACGAAAGCTTATCGCTTTTGAAATGGAAGAACGTGGAATCCCACGCCAGGGCTATGAAATTGAAGATGAAAATGGCAAGGTTATTGGCGAAGTAACTTCCGGGACAATGTCACCCTCACTGGAAAAAGGAATTGGTCTAGGTTATGTACCTTCTGAAATTGCTAAATTTGGCAATAAGATTTTTATAAAAGTTAGAAAAAAATCTATTCCAGCCATTCAGGTGAAATTGCCCTTTTATAAAGGATAA
- the gyrA gene encoding DNA gyrase subunit A, with amino-acid sequence MAEGEKLIPINIEDEMKSAYIDYSMSVIVSRALPDVRDGLKPVHRRVLFGMYELGVLSNRSYKKSARIVGEVLGKYHPHGDSSVYDTMVRMAQHWSMRYMLVDGQGNFGSVDGDSPAAMRYTEARMRKISEDMLADIDKETVDTQLNFDDSLNEPVVMPTRIPNLLVNGASGIAVGMATNMAPHNISEVIDGTVAYIENNDIEIDELMEHIKAPDFPTGGIIYGYDGVREAFKTGRGRIVMRAKSQLEEINGKEFLVVTEIPYQVNKADMIKKTADLVNEKKIEGISLIRDESDRNGMRIVYQLKRDAIPNIVLNTLYKHTALQTSFSVNNIALVKGRPEMLNLKDIIYHFVEHRHEVVVRRTEYELRKAEERAHILEGLIIASDNIDEVIALIRSSSNAEEARNKLIERFELSELQAKAIVEMRLRQLTGLEQDKLRAEYDEIMATIEDLKDILAHKERRMQVIKDELLEIKEKYGDERRSTIEYAGGDLSIEDMIPDERVVITISHAGYIKRTSLNEYKTQNRGGVGQKGSNTRNEDFLEYLFSGTNHQYMLFFTQKGKCFWMRVYEIPEGSKASKGRAIQNLINIDPDDRVKAFICTQDLKDEEYINKHYVIMATKKGQVKKTSLEQYSRPRTNGINAITIKEDDELLEAKLTNGDSQVMLAVRSGKAIRFEEGKTRPMGRNASGVRGITLANDKDEVVGMISVEDFNSDILVVSENGYGKRSSLEDYRITNRGGKGVKTISITEKTGSLVAIKNVSDEEDIMIINKSGIVIRMEVANLRVMGRATQGVRLINLKGNDAIAAVAKVLHDEDDVELMEDPEKTEGADENPNGTTIVDDSEE; translated from the coding sequence ATGGCTGAAGGAGAAAAGCTTATTCCTATAAATATTGAAGATGAAATGAAATCGGCCTACATTGATTATTCAATGTCGGTCATTGTGTCACGTGCGTTACCAGATGTTCGTGATGGTTTAAAACCGGTACATCGCCGGGTATTATTCGGTATGTATGAACTTGGAGTACTCTCTAACCGATCTTATAAAAAATCGGCCAGGATCGTAGGGGAAGTACTTGGTAAGTATCACCCTCACGGAGATTCTTCCGTTTACGATACTATGGTAAGGATGGCCCAGCACTGGAGCATGCGTTATATGCTTGTGGATGGCCAGGGTAACTTTGGTTCTGTAGATGGCGATAGCCCTGCAGCAATGCGTTATACCGAAGCCAGGATGCGAAAAATCAGTGAGGATATGCTTGCTGATATCGACAAAGAAACGGTAGATACTCAGCTTAACTTTGACGATTCATTAAATGAGCCGGTGGTTATGCCAACGCGTATTCCCAACCTTCTTGTAAATGGAGCGAGCGGTATTGCCGTAGGTATGGCTACCAATATGGCACCCCATAATATTTCTGAAGTAATAGACGGAACCGTTGCCTATATTGAAAACAACGATATTGAGATAGATGAATTAATGGAGCATATAAAAGCTCCTGATTTTCCTACCGGTGGAATTATCTATGGTTACGATGGTGTTCGTGAGGCATTTAAAACCGGAAGAGGCCGGATTGTAATGCGCGCCAAATCTCAATTAGAAGAGATTAACGGAAAAGAATTTTTAGTAGTTACTGAAATTCCATACCAGGTGAACAAGGCAGATATGATCAAGAAAACTGCCGATTTGGTAAATGAAAAGAAAATTGAAGGGATTAGTCTTATTAGAGATGAATCTGACAGAAATGGAATGCGTATTGTTTACCAATTAAAGCGCGATGCCATTCCAAACATTGTATTAAATACCTTATATAAACATACAGCTTTACAAACTTCCTTCAGTGTAAATAACATTGCACTTGTTAAAGGAAGGCCAGAAATGCTCAATCTCAAGGATATTATTTATCACTTTGTTGAGCATAGACACGAGGTAGTAGTAAGAAGAACAGAATACGAACTTCGGAAAGCTGAAGAGCGCGCTCATATCCTGGAAGGACTTATTATCGCTTCAGACAATATAGACGAGGTGATTGCTTTAATTCGTTCTTCCAGCAACGCCGAAGAAGCCAGAAATAAATTAATTGAACGTTTCGAACTAAGCGAGCTACAGGCAAAAGCCATCGTAGAAATGCGTTTACGTCAACTTACAGGACTGGAGCAGGATAAACTGCGGGCAGAGTATGACGAAATAATGGCAACCATAGAAGACCTTAAAGACATTTTGGCGCACAAAGAGCGCAGAATGCAGGTTATTAAGGACGAACTTCTGGAAATAAAGGAAAAATACGGCGACGAAAGGCGTTCTACTATAGAATATGCCGGGGGTGATCTAAGTATTGAAGATATGATCCCGGATGAGCGTGTAGTAATTACCATCTCTCATGCAGGTTATATTAAAAGGACTTCCTTAAATGAATACAAGACCCAGAATAGGGGTGGAGTAGGTCAAAAGGGTTCTAATACCAGGAATGAAGATTTCCTTGAATACCTTTTCTCTGGAACCAACCACCAGTATATGTTATTCTTTACTCAAAAAGGTAAATGTTTCTGGATGCGGGTTTACGAAATCCCGGAAGGCAGCAAAGCCTCCAAGGGTAGAGCCATCCAAAACTTAATCAATATAGATCCAGATGATCGCGTAAAAGCTTTTATCTGTACTCAGGATCTTAAAGATGAAGAATACATCAATAAGCATTACGTAATTATGGCCACTAAGAAAGGCCAGGTTAAGAAAACTTCTCTTGAACAATATTCAAGACCTCGTACTAATGGAATAAATGCCATTACTATTAAAGAGGACGATGAATTGCTGGAAGCAAAACTAACTAATGGTGATAGCCAGGTGATGCTTGCAGTACGAAGCGGTAAAGCTATTCGGTTTGAAGAAGGTAAAACCAGACCAATGGGAAGAAATGCTTCAGGAGTTAGAGGAATTACCCTTGCCAATGATAAAGACGAAGTGGTAGGAATGATCTCAGTAGAAGATTTTAATTCTGATATTCTCGTAGTTTCTGAAAATGGTTACGGAAAAAGATCCAGCCTGGAAGATTATAGAATTACCAATAGGGGAGGAAAGGGTGTAAAAACAATTTCTATAACTGAAAAAACCGGAAGTCTTGTTGCAATTAAAAATGTTTCAGATGAGGAAGATATTATGATCATCAACAAATCTGGAATTGTAATAAGAATGGAAGTAGCAAACCTCAGAGTTATGGGACGTGCAACTCAAGGAGTTAGATTGATCAATCTTAAAGGGAATGATGCTATTGCCGCTGTCGCAAAAGTATTGCACGATGAAGATGATGTTGAGCTAATGGAAGACCCGGAAAAGACCGAAGGTGCTGATGAAAATCCAAATGGCACAACTATTGTAGACGATAGTGAAGAATAA
- a CDS encoding bifunctional ADP-dependent NAD(P)H-hydrate dehydratase/NAD(P)H-hydrate epimerase, translated as MKILSAAQLKQADEITIKNEGISSTRLMERAASLVFNEIHTRLEGADIAIKIFCGIGNNGGDGLVVARLLHKYGYKVKVYVVNYSEKRSDDFLVNYDRYKKESHTWPDLIKRKEDFPEISPGDFVVDAIFGIGLNRPAEGWLAELLEHVNESGAFCLAVDMPSGLFPDRVPGENDAVIKANYTLTFQTPKMVFFLPETMGFAGEVQVLDIGLDRDFLKDIKPIAQVIGKREARHLYKNRNKNSHKGDYGHSLVIGGSYGKIGSIVLSAKSTLRAGAGLCSVFVPKCGYEILQSSFPEAMVITDESDIELTNIETDLQPDVICFGMGAGKSNKTVRAFKDLLERTKSPMLIDADGLNMLSENKDLLEFLPKNSVLTPHPKELERLVGNWDNDFKKIEIIEEFTKRYKIILVLKGAHTFVFTGKHTYINNSGNPGMATAGSGDVLSGIISGLMAQKYEPLVAAILGVYLHGLSGDICAEKIGYEALLSGDICDNLGKAFLALMKEEAKS; from the coding sequence ATGAAGATATTATCTGCAGCACAATTAAAACAAGCCGATGAGATTACAATTAAAAATGAAGGAATCTCGAGCACTCGATTAATGGAACGTGCAGCAAGCCTGGTTTTTAATGAAATTCATACCCGGCTGGAAGGTGCAGATATAGCTATTAAAATTTTCTGCGGAATAGGAAATAATGGTGGCGACGGACTTGTAGTTGCTCGGTTACTGCATAAGTACGGTTATAAAGTGAAAGTTTATGTGGTGAACTACAGCGAAAAACGATCTGATGATTTCCTGGTGAATTACGATCGCTACAAAAAGGAAAGTCATACCTGGCCTGATCTTATAAAAAGAAAAGAAGATTTTCCAGAGATATCGCCCGGGGATTTTGTGGTAGATGCAATTTTTGGAATTGGTCTAAATCGGCCTGCTGAGGGTTGGCTAGCAGAATTATTAGAACATGTTAACGAGTCTGGTGCGTTTTGTTTGGCGGTAGATATGCCATCGGGTTTATTTCCTGATAGGGTGCCCGGGGAAAATGATGCAGTGATAAAAGCAAATTACACCCTTACTTTTCAAACTCCTAAAATGGTCTTTTTTTTACCAGAAACAATGGGTTTTGCCGGTGAAGTACAGGTGTTGGATATTGGACTGGATCGCGACTTTCTAAAAGATATAAAACCTATTGCGCAGGTTATTGGGAAACGCGAAGCGCGACATCTTTATAAGAATAGAAATAAAAATTCGCACAAAGGAGATTATGGGCATAGTCTTGTAATTGGTGGGAGTTATGGTAAAATTGGTAGCATCGTACTTTCGGCGAAATCTACTTTACGGGCTGGTGCGGGTTTATGCAGTGTTTTTGTTCCAAAATGTGGCTATGAAATCCTACAAAGCAGCTTTCCGGAAGCTATGGTAATTACCGATGAAAGTGATATTGAACTCACAAATATTGAGACCGATTTACAACCAGATGTGATATGCTTTGGAATGGGTGCTGGGAAATCTAATAAAACCGTAAGAGCTTTTAAGGATTTATTAGAAAGAACAAAAAGTCCAATGCTTATTGATGCCGACGGATTAAATATGCTTTCTGAAAATAAGGATTTATTAGAATTTTTACCCAAAAACTCAGTATTAACACCTCATCCTAAAGAACTCGAACGGCTTGTTGGAAATTGGGATAATGATTTTAAAAAGATTGAAATCATTGAAGAATTTACCAAAAGATATAAGATTATCTTAGTGCTTAAAGGAGCTCATACTTTTGTGTTTACCGGCAAACATACCTATATCAATAACTCCGGGAATCCAGGAATGGCAACTGCGGGGAGTGGTGATGTGCTTTCGGGAATTATTTCGGGCCTAATGGCGCAAAAATATGAACCTTTGGTAGCCGCAATTTTGGGAGTTTACCTGCACGGACTCTCAGGAGATATTTGTGCTGAAAAAATTGGCTACGAAGCTTTACTTTCCGGTGATATTTGTGACAACCTGGGAAAAGCCTTTTTGGCATTAATGAAAGAAGAAGCAAAGAGCTAA
- a CDS encoding ATP-dependent Clp protease ATP-binding subunit: MDDNFSPRVKDVIAYSKEEALRLGHDFIGTEHLMLGLLRDGDGKAIDILNALDIDLSHLRRKVEILSPANPESTAVSNEKRNLHLTRQAERALKTTFLEAKLFQSSNINTAHLLLCILRNENDPTTKLLNKLKIDYDGVKDQFKYMIASDENDFQDSPTAESFSDDDSSTDDATKDNPFSGSGSGPGKTSKKSKTPVLDNFGRDLTAMAENDKLDPVVGREKEIERVSQILSRRKKNNPLLIGEPGVGKSAIAEGLALRIIQRKVSRILFDKRVVTLDLASLVAGTKYRGQFEERMKAVMNELEKNDDIILFIDEIHTIVGAGGATGSLDASNMFKPALARGEIQCIGATTLDEYRQYIEKDGALERRFQKVIVEPTTVEETIEILNNIKDKYEDHHNVSYTDDAIEACVTLTNRYLTDRFLPDKAIDALDEAGARVHITNIDVPKQILDLERRLEEVREKKNSVVKKQKYEEAAKLRDDEKNLEKELQIAQEKWEEESKKHKETVDEDSVADVVSMMTGVPVNRIAQTESNKLVELPKKIKGKVIGQDDAVGKVVKAIQRNRAGLKDPNKPIGSFIFLGQTGVGKTQLAKVLARELFDNDDSLIRIDMSEYMEKFAISRLIGAPPGYVGYEEGGQLTEKVRRKPYAVILLDEVEKAHPDVFNMLLQVLDDGYLTDSLGRKIDFRNTIIIMTSNIGARKLKDFGQGVGFGTSSQRSQADENAKGVIENALKKAFAPEFLNRIDDVVIFNSLEREDIHKIIDIELVKLFSRIGSLGYNLTLSDKAKDFIAEKGFDKQYGARPLNRAIQKYIEDALAEEIITSKLAEGDKIFMDLDEEKNELTIKIDKAIEETES, from the coding sequence ATGGATGATAATTTTTCCCCAAGAGTAAAAGATGTAATCGCATATAGCAAAGAAGAAGCATTGCGTTTAGGCCACGATTTTATTGGCACTGAACACCTTATGCTTGGTTTGCTGCGAGATGGAGATGGCAAAGCCATAGATATTTTAAATGCCTTAGATATAGATTTAAGTCATCTAAGACGTAAAGTAGAAATATTAAGCCCTGCTAATCCAGAATCTACAGCAGTTTCTAACGAAAAAAGAAACCTGCACCTTACCCGCCAGGCAGAGCGGGCATTAAAGACGACTTTTTTAGAAGCAAAGCTTTTTCAAAGCTCCAATATCAATACAGCTCATTTACTACTTTGTATTTTGAGAAACGAAAATGACCCCACAACGAAGCTACTTAATAAGCTTAAGATAGATTATGATGGGGTTAAAGATCAGTTTAAATATATGATCGCTAGTGATGAGAACGATTTTCAGGACAGTCCTACTGCCGAGTCATTTTCTGATGACGATAGCAGCACTGATGATGCTACAAAAGATAATCCATTTAGCGGAAGTGGTAGCGGGCCAGGAAAAACTTCGAAAAAATCTAAAACTCCTGTTTTAGATAACTTCGGAAGGGATTTAACTGCGATGGCTGAAAATGACAAATTGGATCCCGTTGTTGGACGTGAGAAAGAGATTGAAAGAGTTTCGCAAATATTAAGTAGAAGAAAAAAGAATAACCCTCTTTTAATAGGTGAGCCAGGAGTTGGTAAATCAGCTATTGCTGAAGGTTTGGCACTTAGAATAATTCAACGTAAAGTATCAAGAATACTCTTTGACAAACGTGTTGTTACTTTAGATCTTGCAAGTTTAGTAGCAGGAACAAAATACCGTGGCCAGTTTGAAGAACGGATGAAAGCGGTGATGAACGAGTTAGAAAAGAATGATGATATTATTCTTTTTATAGATGAAATTCACACCATAGTGGGTGCCGGTGGTGCCACAGGAAGTCTTGATGCCAGCAACATGTTCAAACCAGCTTTAGCCAGAGGTGAAATTCAATGTATAGGTGCGACTACTTTAGATGAATACAGGCAGTATATTGAAAAGGATGGCGCCCTGGAACGAAGGTTCCAAAAGGTTATTGTAGAGCCAACTACAGTTGAAGAAACTATTGAAATCCTTAATAATATTAAAGATAAGTACGAAGATCACCACAACGTTTCATATACCGATGATGCGATTGAAGCCTGTGTGACTTTAACCAACAGATATTTGACCGATCGTTTTCTTCCAGACAAAGCTATAGATGCTCTGGATGAAGCAGGTGCCCGTGTACATATTACCAATATTGATGTTCCAAAACAAATCTTAGATTTGGAACGAAGGTTGGAAGAAGTACGTGAAAAGAAAAATTCTGTCGTTAAAAAGCAGAAATACGAAGAAGCTGCTAAGCTTAGAGATGATGAGAAAAATCTTGAAAAAGAACTACAAATAGCGCAGGAAAAATGGGAAGAAGAATCTAAAAAGCACAAGGAAACGGTTGATGAAGATAGCGTAGCTGATGTTGTTTCTATGATGACTGGAGTTCCTGTTAACCGTATTGCACAAACTGAAAGTAATAAACTCGTTGAGCTTCCTAAGAAAATTAAAGGAAAGGTTATTGGCCAGGACGATGCGGTTGGAAAAGTGGTAAAAGCCATTCAAAGAAACCGTGCAGGTCTTAAAGATCCTAACAAACCAATTGGATCGTTTATTTTCTTAGGGCAAACTGGTGTAGGTAAAACTCAGTTAGCTAAAGTGTTGGCTCGTGAGCTATTTGACAATGACGATTCACTTATTAGAATAGATATGAGTGAATACATGGAGAAGTTTGCAATTTCAAGATTAATTGGAGCACCTCCGGGCTACGTTGGTTACGAAGAAGGTGGACAGCTTACTGAAAAAGTTCGTAGAAAACCTTATGCAGTAATTCTTCTTGATGAGGTTGAAAAAGCCCATCCAGATGTTTTTAATATGCTGCTACAAGTATTGGACGACGGTTATTTAACTGACAGTTTGGGACGAAAAATCGATTTTAGAAATACGATTATTATTATGACTTCTAATATTGGAGCCAGAAAACTAAAAGATTTTGGCCAGGGAGTTGGATTTGGAACTTCTTCGCAGCGCTCACAAGCTGATGAGAATGCGAAAGGAGTAATTGAAAACGCTCTTAAAAAAGCATTTGCTCCTGAATTCTTGAATAGAATTGATGACGTTGTGATTTTTAATAGTCTTGAACGAGAAGATATTCATAAAATTATTGATATTGAATTAGTTAAACTATTCAGTAGAATTGGAAGCCTTGGTTATAACTTAACATTAAGTGATAAAGCTAAAGATTTTATTGCCGAAAAAGGATTTGACAAACAATATGGTGCAAGACCACTGAACAGGGCGATTCAAAAATATATTGAAGATGCCCTTGCGGAAGAAATTATCACTTCAAAATTAGCTGAAGGCGATAAGATCTTTATGGATCTTGATGAAGAGAAAAATGAGCTTACTATAAAAATAGACAAAGCTATTGAAGAAACAGAATCTTAA